Proteins encoded within one genomic window of Macrotis lagotis isolate mMagLag1 chromosome 3, bilby.v1.9.chrom.fasta, whole genome shotgun sequence:
- the LOC141516590 gene encoding large ribosomal subunit protein eL34-like: MVQRLTYRRRLSYSTASNKTRLSRTPGNRIVYLYTKKVGKTLKSACGVGPGRLRGVRAVRPKILMRLSKTKMHVSRAYGGSMCAKCVHDRIKRAFLIEEQKIVVKVLKAQAQSQRSK, from the coding sequence atggttCAGCGCCTGACATATCGGCGTAGGTTGTCCTACAGTACAGCTTCCAACAAAACTCGACTGTCACGAACTCCAGGTAACAGGATTGTTTACCTTTACACCAAGAAAGTTGGAAAAACACTAAAATCAGCCTGTGGTGTGGGCCCAGGAAGACTTCGAGGTGTTCGGGCAGTAAGACCTAAAATTCTTATGAGGctatcaaagacaaaaatgcatGTCAGCAGGGCTTATGGTGGCTCCATGTGTGCTAAATGTGTCCATGACAGGATCAAGCGTGCTTTCCTGATTGAGGAGCAGAAAATTGTTGTGAAGGTGTTGAAGGCACAAGCACAGAGTCAAAGGagtaaataa
- the LOC141519367 gene encoding mas-related G-protein coupled receptor member X1-like: MVLCPKPKARGRSENGNFAPGTPGEFPLGDWMLILSLLISLVGLVGNSLVLWLLGFCNPRNPFSIYTLNLAGADALFLYCSFLTIINYFVRYFYSSLMHVTVLCLRYMLYIVGLSLLASISTERCLSVLFPVWYRCHQPKHLSTALCTVLWALTGLFEVVYFQVWYHMHSPHFCSTFLITEFVWSHLLTCVLCMSSLTLLLRVQCTSRLWQPPRLYLLVPLSALIFLLCGLTMGIMDFLQHYHNVSMPHWLPWLLACVNSNANPFIYFFLGRGRHKRGKETFRVVLQRVLGDKQEF; this comes from the coding sequence ATGGTTCTGTGCCCCAAACCTAAAGCAAGGGGAAGAAGTGAAAATGGAAATTTTGCTCCTGGGACTCCTGGAGAATTTCCCTTAGGTGACTGGATGCTGATCCTCTCTCTACTTATCTCCCTGGTTGGGCTGGTGGGGAACAGCCTGGTCCTGTGGCTCCTGGGCTTCTGCAACCCAAGGAATCCCTTCTCCATCTACACCCTCAACCTGGCTGGGGCCGATGCCCTCTTCCTCTACTGCTCCTTTCTGACCATCATAAATTATTTCGTTaggtatttttattcttctttaatgCACGTTACAGTGCTCTGCCTCAGGTACATGCTCTACATTGTGGGCCTGAGCCTCCTGGCCTCGATCAGCACAGAGCGCTGTCTCTCTGTGCTCTTCCCGGTCTGGTACCGATGTCACCAGCCCAAGCACCTGTCTACAGCTCTGTGCACTGTCCTCTGGGCTCTGACCGGCCTGTTTGAGGTAGTATATTTTCAGGTGTGGTATCATATGCATAGTCCCCATTTCTGTAGCACCTTCCTCATCACTGAGTTTGTCTGGTCCCACCTCCTCACTTGTGTCCTATGCATGTCCAGCCTGACCCTCTTGCTGAGGGTCCAGTGTACTTCCCGGCTCTGGCAGCCCCCCAGGCTCTACCTACTGGTCCCACTCAGTGCCCTCATCTTCCTGCTCTGTGGCCTGACCATGGGGATCATGGATTTTCTACAGCACTACCACAATGTTTCCATGCCTCATTGGCTCCCTTGGCTCCTGGCCTGTGTGAACAGCAATGCCAACCCCTTCATTTACTTCTTCCTTGGCAGAGGAAGGcataaaagagggaaggagaccTTCAGGGTGGTCCTCCAGAGGGTCCTAGGGGACAAGCAGGAGTTCTGA